The Candidatus Aenigmatarchaeota archaeon DNA segment AGCAAGAAGAAGGGAATCTGGTGGGGCAGGAATTACGGGGCAAAGTTTGCCAAGGGAAAGTACCTGGTCTTTGTGGATGCCGACACTGCCCTAAAAAGAAGATACCTCGAAGAGATACGGCACTACCTGGATAATGGATATGTGGGTATTTCTGCGGGCTTTGGGCTTACGGGAAATGACCAGAAAACCCGCGTACTGGAAGAGCTTGTAAATTACTACTGGATTGCCAACTCAAAAGTACGGCGAAAGCCGCTCATTGGGTTCAATGTTGCGGTTCCAAGAACCGCCTTTGACAAAATAGGCGGCTTCAAGAAAAAGAATGTCGAGGACGAGCAGCTTAACAGTGACCTTGCAGAAGTCGGCGAAATACTGTTCCTGAAGAAGCGCCTGGTTGTCACTTCTACGCGCAGGCTCGATGATTACGGCTTTTTTGGGATATGCCGGTATTACCTGGACCTGATACTTGTCGATAACCGGCTTGTGAAGGGAAACCCCTATGGCAGGTTTCTGAAGCATAAAAAGTACAAACCAGCAGGAAGACTTTAAATGGATACTGGGCTGGTTTGATATGCAATAGCCCGCCCATTAAAAGGAATCCCGGCTAGAGTACTGTTGAAGAGACTGCCCGTATTAGTTTATTCATAGTTCAGATATTATGCTTAAGAAGATACGGGGAGTAATAAGCTTAAGCAGATGGAAGGAGGTTTTTGATTCCACGATTGCGATAACTCTCGCTTCTCTTCTTTTTGCCGGGGGTGGGCTGGGGAGTCTGTTTTTTATCATTCTTTTTGCAAATCTTGTTGCCATGACCTACGCCTTCATGATAAACGATGTTGAGGATGCGGTGGAAGATTCAAAGGACATAAAAAAAAGACTTCGAAATCCAATCTGCAATGGAAGCTTAACAAGGAAGGAGGGTTTGATAGTTTCCAATCTGTTTTTGCTTGTTAGCCTAAGCGCCTATGCCTACATCGCATACCTGGTGGGTTCCTGGACCCTATTTTTAACGGGCGCTTTTACTCTGCTGGTTTTCTTTCTCTATTCCTACCGGGGGGTCCGGCTGAAAAATATTCCTGTGCTGGACATGCTCACACATATGTATATGCTCGGAGGGGCTATCTTCCTGATAACTCATCTGGCCTTCTCTTCAACCATGAGCATTTATGCCTTAGTGGCATTTATGGTGATACTGTGTTGTTCCGGCTATGGACAGCTTGAAAATGAACTCAGGGATTTCAGTACTGACAAAAAATGCGGTATGCGGACAACAGCTATCGTAATCGGCAAGAAAAAAGCCAAGACCCTGGAAGCATTACTATTGGGTCTGGCACTTTTGGGGGTGCTTTTCATAGGGGCAAGCTTAGAGAATTTAGCAGAATATGCAAAAGTTTATCTTGCTTCCTTTGCCATAATATTTGCCTTTCCTCTGCTGAGATTCATATCCGACAGAAAGTTTGATATTAAAAGGTGGTTTCAGGGATCACTAGTGATTTCGCTTATAGCAACAGCCGTTTGGATACTGTATACTGCCCAGAAGCTTGTTTTCTGAAACAGTAACCCTCGGGGGTGATTCAATTGCCGGCTGGTCAAGACTATGTGAAAAACAAAAGCATATTCTACTAGAAACTGCTAAAACTATTATGACCACCATAAAACTGACGTTCCTCGGAACCGGCGCAGCGATACCTACACTCAAGAGAGGGCACACCACACTCCACATCCAGTACCTTGGCGGCTCGGGGAGGTCAATACTTTTCGACTGCGGCGAAGGAACCCAGACCAACCTCATAAGGGCAGGAATAAACTTCATGGGAATCGACGCCATTTTCATAACCCACTGGCACGCAGACCACTTCATTGGGCTTTATGGGCTGCTCAACTCCATGGGGCTTGAAGGAAGGCAGAAGCCCGTAAGAATATTCGGCCCGCACGCAGACAAAATCGGGCCAAAGCTGTTGGAGTTCTACAAATTTCCCTATGCTATTGAGTATTACGACACCTACCGGGACGGGCTTGTTTATAACGGCGAGGAGTTCACAATCGAAGCGGCAAAGCTAAAGCACACGATAGATAATGTCGGCTACCGCCTTATCGAAAAAGGGCGGCTGAAGTTGGACAAAAAGCTCATCAAACAGATAGGGCTGTCGGGGCTCGAGTGCAAAGAGCTAAAAGAAAATGGAAAGGTCACAAAGAACGGAAAAAAAATCTCCCTTAAGGACGTTTCTTACAAAGTTCCCGGAAAAATTTTTGTCTATTCCGGCGACACGGTTTACCAGAAGAAAATGGAAAAATTCGCCAAAGATGCGGATATCCTAGTGCACGAATGCACGTGCTTTACCAAGGACGACCTCCAGGACAAGATGCACTCCTCATTCGAGGACATCCTTAAGCTCAAGGGATTTGCAAAGAAAGTCTACCTGGTGCACATTGGCAGGAA contains these protein-coding regions:
- a CDS encoding UbiA prenyltransferase family protein, whose translation is MLKKIRGVISLSRWKEVFDSTIAITLASLLFAGGGLGSLFFIILFANLVAMTYAFMINDVEDAVEDSKDIKKRLRNPICNGSLTRKEGLIVSNLFLLVSLSAYAYIAYLVGSWTLFLTGAFTLLVFFLYSYRGVRLKNIPVLDMLTHMYMLGGAIFLITHLAFSSTMSIYALVAFMVILCCSGYGQLENELRDFSTDKKCGMRTTAIVIGKKKAKTLEALLLGLALLGVLFIGASLENLAEYAKVYLASFAIIFAFPLLRFISDRKFDIKRWFQGSLVISLIATAVWILYTAQKLVF
- a CDS encoding glycosyltransferase — protein: SKKKGIWWGRNYGAKFAKGKYLVFVDADTALKRRYLEEIRHYLDNGYVGISAGFGLTGNDQKTRVLEELVNYYWIANSKVRRKPLIGFNVAVPRTAFDKIGGFKKKNVEDEQLNSDLAEVGEILFLKKRLVVTSTRRLDDYGFFGICRYYLDLILVDNRLVKGNPYGRFLKHKKYKPAGRL
- a CDS encoding MBL fold metallo-hydrolase, encoding MTTIKLTFLGTGAAIPTLKRGHTTLHIQYLGGSGRSILFDCGEGTQTNLIRAGINFMGIDAIFITHWHADHFIGLYGLLNSMGLEGRQKPVRIFGPHADKIGPKLLEFYKFPYAIEYYDTYRDGLVYNGEEFTIEAAKLKHTIDNVGYRLIEKGRLKLDKKLIKQIGLSGLECKELKENGKVTKNGKKISLKDVSYKVPGKIFVYSGDTVYQKKMEKFAKDADILVHECTCFTKDDLQDKMHSSFEDILKLKGFAKKVYLVHIGRKYQSHEELQKEAAIYKNIFFAKDLEKIEI